From the Paenibacillus sp. FSL H8-0548 genome, one window contains:
- a CDS encoding glycoside hydrolase family 15 protein, giving the protein MSSKKPFLVDAIIGNSKFLASLGRTGKLYRLWWPHIDLPQHVDAMRTGIQWQHSPVTWFDEEADGWKHNAEYAEKTNIFRVNAHSEQHKMQVNSLHFAVPGQDLIVREYTFTNVSDEPASFAFILHSSFLVSENHLYNTTLFHADTDSLVHFRHKYYFALSSANVCTSYQAGLSWDSVQNGELNGAVIDMKPDGALKWSINSLAPGASVTIPVYIAAGHDEQEALQQLQRAKEKSSTEWIAETTDYWHNYLSVAAPCPIDDDDIADLYDRSLLMFKLMSDEQTGSIIAAPEFDENFARCGGYSYCWGRDAAFITTALDKAGLGSLSDNFYAWTLTAQSPDGSWQQRHYHDGSLAPSWGLQIDEGSSILWGMWQHYSENKDSRFAEQVWPAVERGATFLMSYLDAKTGLPKPSIDLWEEREASHTYSSAAVFGGLTAAASFAEVAGKTELAAEWTAAAERIAAAINELCWNEEGGSFYRGINLTVSASKYEQAIAAGAAGYATEGNKGYMKYTLERDPVIDISLLGIAVPFGAVPADHDYMRRTADTIEASLTTPGVGGIKRYEDDNYIGGNPWILTTLWLAHYRIQTGNLEAAKQLLKWALDHRTAAGLLPEQIDKNTGETAWVVPLTWSHAMFILTIFMLAEAEASVINQ; this is encoded by the coding sequence ATGTCTAGTAAAAAACCTTTTTTAGTTGACGCCATTATTGGCAATTCAAAGTTCCTTGCATCATTAGGGCGCACAGGCAAGCTTTATCGCCTGTGGTGGCCCCATATCGATTTGCCGCAGCATGTAGATGCCATGCGGACCGGAATTCAGTGGCAGCATTCCCCTGTTACTTGGTTTGATGAAGAAGCAGACGGCTGGAAGCATAACGCGGAGTACGCAGAAAAAACGAATATTTTCAGAGTTAACGCTCATTCTGAGCAGCATAAAATGCAGGTAAACAGCTTGCATTTCGCGGTTCCTGGTCAAGATTTGATTGTTCGTGAATATACATTTACTAATGTTAGCGATGAGCCTGCTTCCTTCGCCTTTATTTTGCATTCCTCTTTCCTAGTAAGTGAGAATCATCTGTATAACACCACTTTGTTTCATGCAGATACCGATTCTTTGGTTCATTTTCGCCATAAGTACTATTTTGCGCTTTCAAGTGCAAACGTATGCACAAGTTATCAAGCAGGCCTCTCATGGGACTCCGTTCAAAATGGTGAGCTGAATGGCGCCGTTATTGATATGAAACCAGATGGCGCTTTGAAATGGAGCATTAATTCCCTTGCGCCAGGCGCATCGGTGACCATCCCCGTATACATTGCCGCGGGTCATGATGAACAGGAAGCATTACAGCAATTGCAGAGGGCGAAGGAAAAATCAAGCACCGAATGGATAGCCGAAACGACAGATTACTGGCATAACTATTTGTCAGTTGCTGCTCCTTGCCCTATTGACGATGATGACATTGCAGATTTATATGATCGCTCACTTCTCATGTTCAAGCTGATGTCTGACGAGCAAACCGGCAGCATTATTGCTGCACCCGAATTTGACGAAAACTTTGCCCGCTGCGGCGGTTATTCTTATTGCTGGGGCCGGGATGCCGCATTCATTACAACTGCGCTTGATAAAGCAGGCCTCGGCTCGCTCTCTGACAACTTCTATGCTTGGACACTTACGGCACAATCGCCTGACGGCTCTTGGCAGCAACGCCACTATCACGATGGCAGCCTAGCACCCTCTTGGGGACTTCAAATCGATGAAGGCTCATCGATTCTATGGGGAATGTGGCAGCACTATTCTGAAAACAAGGACAGCCGCTTCGCGGAGCAAGTATGGCCTGCTGTTGAGAGAGGAGCTACCTTCTTGATGAGCTACCTTGACGCGAAAACCGGCTTGCCTAAGCCGAGCATCGACCTTTGGGAGGAACGCGAAGCATCACACACCTACTCCTCTGCTGCTGTTTTCGGCGGGTTGACTGCTGCAGCAAGCTTCGCTGAGGTAGCAGGCAAGACTGAGCTGGCCGCGGAATGGACCGCAGCAGCTGAGCGAATCGCTGCCGCAATTAATGAGCTGTGCTGGAACGAGGAAGGCGGAAGCTTCTACCGCGGTATAAATTTGACTGTCTCTGCCAGCAAATATGAGCAAGCTATCGCAGCAGGAGCTGCAGGATATGCAACCGAGGGCAATAAAGGCTACATGAAATATACGCTTGAGCGCGACCCTGTCATAGATATCAGTTTGCTAGGCATCGCCGTACCTTTCGGCGCTGTTCCAGCTGACCACGACTATATGCGGCGTACCGCAGATACCATTGAAGCTTCCTTAACAACGCCTGGCGTAGGCGGAATTAAGCGGTATGAGGATGATAACTATATCGGAGGAAATCCTTGGATTCTCACCACCCTTTGGCTGGCGCATTATCGCATTCAGACCGGAAACCTTGAAGCTGCAAAGCAGCTGCTGAAGTGGGCGCTTGATCACCGTACAGCAGCAGGCTTGCTTCCTGAGCAAATAGACAAGAATACCGGCGAGACCGCATGGGTCGTCCCTCTCACCTGGTCGCATGCCATGTTTATTTTGACGATATTTATGCTCGCAGAGGCTGAGGCTTCTGTAATAAATCAATAA
- a CDS encoding LacI family DNA-binding transcriptional regulator, with protein MVTIKDIAKAAGVSPSTVSRVVSNHPRISKATTQKVKRYMEEMGYHPNAMAKSLVSKTTQTLAIMLPRPAEELFQDFFFGELLRGILTQSTRSGYDMLLTAATSPSDETETVSRLVFGRRVDGVILLSSRVNDPLIELLNKHKFPTVLIGRTEGHPNILSVDNDNELAAYDATQHLILQGHERIGFVSGPPALTVAHDRMNGYRRAMHEAGLKVRSEWIVEGEFLQQSGYRAMSFMMSLPERPSGLVVIDDVVGFGVLRGLTELGFKVPDDLSIVSFNNIALSELATPPISSIDIGTYQLGYTASQMLIRYIKEESVHQNRMIIPHRLIVRESSIQSVAKRS; from the coding sequence ATGGTGACCATTAAAGATATTGCAAAAGCTGCTGGAGTTTCTCCTTCAACTGTTTCCAGGGTCGTTTCAAATCACCCTCGAATTAGCAAGGCAACAACTCAGAAGGTAAAAAGGTATATGGAGGAGATGGGCTACCATCCTAACGCGATGGCCAAAAGCCTCGTCTCAAAAACGACTCAAACGCTGGCGATTATGCTGCCTCGACCTGCTGAAGAGCTGTTTCAGGATTTTTTCTTCGGCGAGTTGCTGCGCGGCATTTTAACACAATCCACGCGTTCGGGCTATGACATGCTGCTGACAGCAGCCACCTCTCCTAGTGATGAAACGGAGACGGTATCGCGATTAGTATTTGGACGCCGCGTAGATGGTGTTATTTTGTTATCCTCGCGAGTAAATGATCCCTTAATCGAGCTATTGAACAAGCATAAATTCCCGACTGTATTAATCGGGCGCACCGAAGGTCATCCCAATATTTTATCCGTCGACAATGACAACGAACTCGCTGCCTATGATGCGACGCAGCATTTGATCCTCCAAGGACATGAGCGAATTGGCTTCGTCAGCGGGCCGCCAGCACTCACGGTAGCCCATGATCGGATGAACGGTTATCGGCGAGCTATGCATGAAGCCGGATTGAAGGTTAGATCCGAGTGGATCGTCGAAGGCGAGTTTCTACAGCAAAGCGGCTATCGGGCGATGTCCTTCATGATGAGCTTGCCCGAGCGGCCAAGCGGTCTCGTCGTCATTGATGATGTCGTTGGATTTGGCGTACTGCGGGGGTTAACCGAGCTTGGCTTTAAGGTTCCTGACGATCTTAGCATTGTAAGCTTTAACAACATCGCTTTATCCGAGCTTGCTACTCCTCCAATTAGTTCTATTGATATTGGAACGTACCAGCTCGGCTATACTGCTTCTCAAATGCTCATTCGTTACATTAAAGAAGAGAGTGTGCATCAGAACCGGATGATTATTCCGCACAGGCTGATCGTTCGTGAATCATCGATACAAAGCGTAGCCAAAAGGAGTTGA
- a CDS encoding maltose ABC transporter substrate-binding protein, with product MKKWFAMSLITALFIVSACGGANNGGNAENAANATNEAANNTAGSTNEAAAEEEIKPEDGAKLLVWESKEERPFVEAIAKEFTDKYGIEVKFEEVGAADQVTKLTTDGPAGLGADVVVFPHDNLGRAVTAGLVLPNDFYEEISRSENSEIAVNAVSYDGTLYGYPRSIETYALFYNKALISEAPKTFDEIVEFAKTFNDVPNNKYALMWDVGNFYFNYPFVSGGYVYGDNGQNKDDIGLNTEGAISGLAYYGSLRNSILPLNSGDITYDIKKGLFTSGTLAMDINGPWTIADYKSAGIDFGVVQIPSINGQPASSFSGVKAWYVNQFSKYPNAARLFANFAATKAAQLKDFELTGAIPANTEATNDASVQSDEIVKGFVAQFNQSTPMPSIPEMANVWSPIAAAFSDVWNSGKDAKAALDNAVQQIKDANNGTAAK from the coding sequence ATGAAAAAATGGTTTGCAATGTCATTAATCACTGCCTTGTTTATCGTATCCGCATGCGGCGGAGCTAACAATGGGGGCAACGCGGAAAACGCGGCTAACGCAACGAATGAAGCAGCAAACAACACAGCAGGAAGCACGAATGAAGCAGCTGCTGAAGAAGAAATTAAGCCGGAGGATGGCGCAAAGCTGCTCGTATGGGAAAGTAAAGAGGAGCGTCCCTTCGTTGAAGCTATTGCAAAGGAATTTACTGATAAATACGGTATTGAAGTTAAGTTCGAGGAGGTTGGCGCAGCCGATCAAGTAACGAAATTGACAACGGACGGACCAGCAGGCCTAGGCGCTGACGTAGTTGTTTTCCCACATGATAACTTAGGTAGAGCAGTTACTGCGGGACTTGTATTGCCAAACGATTTTTATGAAGAGATTAGCAGATCGGAAAACTCTGAAATTGCAGTAAATGCAGTTTCTTATGACGGTACACTCTATGGCTACCCTCGTTCGATCGAAACCTACGCTTTGTTCTACAACAAAGCATTAATTAGTGAAGCTCCAAAAACATTTGACGAAATTGTTGAATTCGCAAAAACATTCAACGATGTTCCAAACAACAAATACGCTCTGATGTGGGATGTAGGGAACTTCTACTTCAACTATCCTTTTGTATCCGGCGGTTATGTGTACGGTGATAACGGTCAGAACAAGGACGATATCGGTTTGAACACAGAAGGTGCAATCAGTGGTCTAGCCTATTACGGCTCCTTGAGAAACAGTATTTTACCGCTTAACTCCGGCGACATTACGTATGACATCAAGAAAGGTTTGTTCACAAGCGGAACGCTTGCGATGGACATTAACGGTCCTTGGACAATTGCAGATTACAAAAGCGCAGGCATTGATTTTGGCGTAGTTCAAATCCCGAGCATTAATGGTCAACCGGCATCTTCTTTCTCTGGCGTTAAAGCTTGGTACGTCAATCAATTTTCGAAATATCCGAATGCAGCTCGTTTGTTCGCTAACTTTGCTGCTACCAAAGCTGCTCAACTGAAGGATTTTGAATTGACAGGCGCTATTCCAGCCAATACGGAAGCAACAAATGATGCATCTGTTCAAAGTGATGAAATTGTAAAAGGTTTTGTTGCTCAGTTTAATCAATCGACGCCTATGCCATCGATTCCAGAGATGGCCAACGTATGGAGCCCGATCGCGGCAGCATTCTCTGACGTTTGGAACTCCGGAAAAGATGCGAAAGCAGCGCTTGATAATGCAGTACAGCAAATCAAGGATGCGAATAACGGTACCGCAGCGAAATAA
- a CDS encoding sugar ABC transporter permease: MNRHRSTAAILSLLVMGLGQLYNRQIIKGLIMLAVEAAALMYFIPNIGRAVWGIVTLGEKTQGLEKIGKISVRVEGDHSIFLLISGLITIFLLVIFIIIYVMNIRDAYRNGKQRDEGALPASFRKTVSYVLDRNFPHLMLTLPVLGVLFLTIMPIIFMVMLAFTNYASPDHIPPAKLVDWVGFQTFANLLTLKTWSHTFIGVFTWTIIWAVIATVTTYFGGLLVALLIEQKGIRFKKLWRTLFIIPYAIPQLISLLVMRNLFNGQFGPINQYLGYFGMGKLPWLTDPFWAKVTVIVVNMWVGIPVSMVLILGVLTAIPKDLYEAADVDGASGIQKFRIITIPFVLFSTAPILITQFAGNINNFNVIFLLTNGDPVKGDYQFAGSTDLLVTWLYKLTLNNSQYNMASAIGIIIFAIVATFSIINYRRSRSFKEEDMIQ, encoded by the coding sequence ATGAATCGTCATCGCAGCACTGCGGCTATATTGTCGTTACTTGTAATGGGTCTTGGCCAATTGTATAACCGCCAAATCATTAAGGGTTTAATTATGCTCGCTGTCGAAGCGGCAGCGCTTATGTATTTTATACCGAATATTGGGCGAGCCGTTTGGGGTATTGTAACGCTCGGCGAAAAGACGCAGGGACTAGAGAAAATCGGTAAAATTAGTGTTCGGGTCGAAGGAGATCATTCGATCTTTCTATTAATAAGCGGGTTAATTACTATATTTTTATTAGTCATTTTTATTATTATTTATGTCATGAATATCCGCGATGCATATCGGAACGGCAAGCAAAGAGATGAAGGTGCTTTACCTGCAAGCTTCCGGAAGACGGTATCTTATGTGCTGGATCGCAATTTCCCGCATTTGATGCTTACACTGCCGGTGCTAGGGGTTCTGTTTCTAACCATCATGCCAATCATTTTTATGGTCATGCTCGCTTTTACCAACTATGCCTCGCCTGATCATATTCCGCCAGCTAAGCTGGTCGACTGGGTAGGCTTTCAAACCTTTGCTAATCTACTTACGCTGAAAACCTGGAGCCATACCTTTATTGGCGTCTTTACTTGGACGATCATTTGGGCGGTTATCGCAACGGTAACGACTTATTTTGGCGGCTTGCTCGTTGCGCTGCTAATTGAACAGAAGGGCATTCGCTTTAAGAAGCTTTGGCGCACTCTGTTTATTATCCCATATGCCATTCCACAGCTGATTTCCCTGCTCGTCATGAGAAATCTGTTTAACGGACAATTTGGTCCTATCAATCAATATTTAGGGTACTTTGGGATGGGCAAGCTGCCTTGGCTGACGGACCCGTTCTGGGCGAAGGTCACCGTTATAGTCGTAAATATGTGGGTGGGAATCCCCGTATCGATGGTGCTTATTCTTGGCGTGCTGACAGCCATTCCGAAGGATTTGTATGAGGCGGCCGACGTTGACGGAGCGTCAGGCATTCAAAAGTTCCGCATTATCACGATCCCGTTTGTACTGTTCTCTACAGCGCCAATTCTGATTACACAATTCGCAGGCAACATCAATAACTTCAACGTTATTTTCTTGCTGACGAACGGCGATCCAGTGAAGGGTGATTATCAATTTGCTGGAAGCACGGATTTGCTCGTTACGTGGCTGTATAAGCTGACACTGAACAACAGTCAATACAATATGGCATCTGCTATCGGGATCATCATATTCGCGATCGTGGCGACTTTCTCTATTATTAACTATCGTCGCTCGCGGTCATTTAAAGAGGAGGATATGATTCAATGA
- a CDS encoding sugar ABC transporter permease, which translates to MGRKTANFVRLTLSYLVLIAIAVCAVYPALWVVLSSLRPGTSLFSTTLIPESITFVHYKELFTNPSFRFGVWYVNTLKIATLTMIFSTILVTLSMYALSRFRFRGRQMTLTIMLVLGMFPGFMSMIAIFIFLLQLNLLDTHAALIIVYSAGAVLGGFVVKGFYDTIPRSLDEAARIDGATHLQVFMKIMLPLSRPMLTYVALTTFTGSWVDFIFARLVLRSKDNWTLAVGMWDLVNSYQNSNFTLFAAGAVLIAIPITLLFVFLQRFLVQGLMSGASKG; encoded by the coding sequence ATGGGTCGCAAAACCGCTAATTTTGTGCGTCTGACGCTGAGCTATCTTGTTCTGATAGCCATTGCTGTTTGCGCGGTTTATCCTGCTCTGTGGGTAGTGCTATCCTCGCTGCGTCCAGGAACCTCCTTATTCAGTACGACGCTAATCCCGGAATCGATTACGTTTGTTCATTATAAGGAATTGTTCACGAATCCGAGCTTTCGCTTCGGGGTATGGTACGTGAATACGCTTAAAATTGCGACGCTGACGATGATTTTCTCAACGATTCTAGTCACGCTCAGCATGTATGCCTTATCGCGTTTCCGCTTCCGCGGTCGTCAGATGACATTAACGATTATGCTTGTACTCGGCATGTTCCCAGGCTTCATGAGCATGATCGCTATTTTCATTTTCTTATTGCAGTTGAACCTGCTTGATACGCATGCTGCGCTTATTATCGTATATTCGGCAGGTGCAGTGCTTGGCGGATTTGTAGTAAAAGGATTTTATGATACGATACCGCGGAGCCTTGATGAAGCGGCTCGAATCGATGGCGCTACTCATCTTCAAGTATTTATGAAGATCATGCTTCCACTGTCTCGTCCAATGCTCACCTACGTAGCGTTGACCACGTTTACGGGGTCGTGGGTTGATTTTATTTTTGCAAGATTGGTGCTTCGCAGCAAAGATAACTGGACGCTTGCGGTCGGCATGTGGGATCTTGTTAACTCCTACCAAAACAGCAACTTCACGCTGTTTGCTGCTGGCGCGGTGTTGATTGCGATTCCGATTACATTGCTGTTCGTGTTCCTGCAGCGCTTCTTGGTGCAAGGATTGATGTCAGGTGCCTCGAAAGGATAA
- a CDS encoding alpha-amylase family glycosyl hydrolase, which yields MNNNRLRYAGAMLLGSMIIAMLAACSADDAGKEKQPSAAPLVEEKESADTGTHASASYTVDEQPGAVYYEIFVRSFYDTNGDGIGDLNGVTAKLDYLKELGIGGIWLMPINASPSYHGYDTTDYYAVNPEYGTLEDLKKLLEEAHKRDIKVIMDLVVNHTSKEHPWFKEALANEDSPYRSWYTFAGPNEQVRADGAVGGDPWHSYGSLNYLGIFWEGMPDLNFDEPQVREEMIKIGQYWLEQGLDGFRLDAAKHIYGDFASTATTPEIQEKNKVWWQEFRTGMAKAKPDAYLIGEVWDSLSVIAPYFDQALDSAFHFDLAGRLLSAADIEQDADLAFSLGRAYGVYEKSSGGTFVDAPFLSNHDQNRVMTVLNGNVAHAKMAAAMLLTLPGTPYLYYGEELGMKGAKPDEYIREPMLWYKAASGGEGQTTWEKPRNNPDAAEVSVEAQSADNQSMLSHYRELISWRNEEPALRDGGIAEFKLEPANHKLSVYIRVIANERVLVVHNLSGEQQSTDLQPSKLFGTFESINHATSDKAELSGSQLTLPAYSTVIMK from the coding sequence ATGAACAACAATCGTTTGCGCTATGCTGGTGCTATGCTACTGGGCTCGATGATTATCGCCATGCTTGCAGCTTGCTCCGCGGATGATGCCGGCAAAGAGAAGCAGCCATCTGCGGCGCCATTGGTGGAAGAGAAGGAATCCGCCGATACGGGTACTCATGCATCTGCCTCCTATACGGTTGATGAACAGCCGGGAGCCGTTTACTATGAAATCTTCGTGCGCTCCTTCTATGATACGAATGGAGATGGCATCGGCGATTTGAACGGCGTAACGGCTAAGCTTGATTATTTGAAGGAGCTTGGCATTGGCGGCATTTGGCTTATGCCCATCAACGCTTCGCCCAGCTATCATGGCTATGACACGACCGATTATTATGCGGTTAACCCAGAGTACGGTACGCTGGAGGATTTGAAGAAACTGCTTGAAGAAGCGCATAAGCGCGATATTAAAGTCATTATGGATCTTGTCGTTAATCATACAAGCAAGGAGCATCCTTGGTTTAAGGAAGCACTTGCGAATGAGGATAGTCCTTATCGCAGCTGGTATACTTTTGCTGGGCCAAATGAGCAGGTAAGAGCGGACGGTGCTGTGGGTGGCGACCCTTGGCACAGCTATGGCAGTCTTAACTATTTGGGCATCTTCTGGGAAGGCATGCCCGATCTGAATTTCGACGAGCCACAGGTTCGAGAAGAAATGATCAAGATCGGGCAATATTGGCTGGAGCAGGGCTTAGACGGCTTTCGGCTTGATGCAGCGAAGCATATTTACGGTGATTTCGCTTCCACTGCGACTACACCGGAAATTCAAGAGAAAAACAAAGTCTGGTGGCAGGAGTTTCGTACGGGTATGGCCAAGGCGAAGCCGGATGCCTATTTAATAGGCGAGGTATGGGATTCGTTGTCGGTCATTGCCCCTTACTTTGACCAAGCACTCGATTCGGCATTTCACTTTGATCTGGCGGGCCGCTTGCTAAGTGCAGCGGATATAGAGCAGGATGCAGACTTAGCCTTCTCCCTTGGACGCGCATATGGTGTCTATGAGAAATCATCCGGCGGTACGTTTGTTGATGCCCCATTTCTTAGCAATCATGATCAAAATCGCGTAATGACGGTCTTAAACGGCAATGTCGCGCATGCCAAAATGGCTGCAGCTATGCTGCTTACACTGCCTGGAACGCCGTATCTCTATTATGGCGAGGAGCTTGGCATGAAGGGTGCGAAACCGGATGAGTATATCCGCGAGCCGATGCTATGGTACAAGGCAGCCAGCGGAGGCGAGGGTCAGACGACTTGGGAGAAGCCGCGTAACAATCCGGATGCCGCTGAGGTATCCGTTGAAGCACAATCCGCAGACAACCAGTCGATGCTGAGTCATTACCGTGAGCTAATCAGCTGGCGAAACGAGGAGCCTGCCTTGCGCGATGGAGGGATAGCGGAATTTAAGCTGGAGCCTGCTAATCATAAGCTTAGCGTTTATATTCGCGTTATCGCGAATGAGCGTGTACTCGTTGTCCATAATTTATCCGGGGAGCAGCAATCGACTGATTTGCAGCCTTCAAAGCTATTCGGCACGTTCGAATCGATTAATCATGCTACAAGTGATAAAGCGGAGCTGAGCGGAAGTCAACTAACATTGCCGGCGTATAGTACGGTGATTATGAAATAA
- a CDS encoding spore germination protein — protein sequence MNGNGQQISKQLSVNVDRIKQQLGDSDDLIVKSMTGVQGWQGVLVYIDGLTDSTIIHHAILDFLISNDKPAQPVSEESGSDTLQYLKETVLAAGEVTVIGEYDELFFNLLSGVAILMLENCAQCLAIGAEGWKDRTVSEPTSQGVVRGPMEAFTENIRTNTALIRRKIKSPQLWLVGRSIGSVTQTNVAVMYLNEIAEKSLVDEVFRRLDKIDIDGILESGYIEEFIQESSYSPFPTVYNTERPDTIAAGLLEGKVAILVDGTPFVLLVPALFIQFFQSAEDYYQRADVSTLLRLLRYVSFLITMLAPSAYIAITTFHQEMLPTGLLINLAAQREGVPFPAFVEALLMEITFEILREAGVRMPKTVGQAVSIVGTLVIGQAAVEAGIVSPVMVIVVAITAISSFVIPAVNLSISVRMIRFVLMGLAASFGLLGILLGIILLVLHLNTLQSFGVPYMQSLAPFVWEDQKDTLFRFPWRQMKKRPLATGSRNLVRQGKQPERSK from the coding sequence ATGAATGGGAATGGGCAGCAGATTTCAAAGCAACTAAGTGTGAACGTAGACAGAATAAAGCAACAGTTGGGCGATAGTGATGATCTAATCGTAAAAAGCATGACAGGCGTACAAGGCTGGCAAGGCGTGCTGGTATATATAGATGGTTTAACAGACTCAACGATCATTCATCACGCGATACTTGACTTTCTAATATCCAATGACAAACCGGCTCAGCCGGTCTCAGAGGAATCAGGCAGCGATACGCTTCAATATTTGAAGGAGACGGTGCTTGCTGCAGGCGAGGTCACGGTCATTGGTGAGTATGATGAGCTTTTTTTCAACCTGCTCTCCGGTGTGGCAATTCTTATGCTTGAGAATTGCGCACAATGTCTAGCGATTGGTGCGGAGGGGTGGAAGGATCGCACGGTTAGCGAGCCGACCTCGCAGGGTGTCGTCAGAGGACCGATGGAGGCATTTACAGAAAATATTCGTACGAATACGGCGCTCATTCGCCGCAAAATCAAAAGCCCGCAGCTGTGGCTGGTAGGCAGGAGCATCGGAAGCGTTACACAAACGAATGTCGCTGTGATGTACTTAAATGAAATTGCGGAGAAGAGTCTTGTAGATGAGGTATTTCGCCGACTCGACAAAATTGATATCGATGGAATATTGGAGAGCGGATACATTGAGGAATTTATTCAAGAGAGCTCCTACTCGCCATTTCCAACGGTATATAACACGGAACGGCCAGATACGATTGCTGCAGGCTTGCTGGAAGGAAAGGTCGCTATTCTTGTTGATGGAACACCATTTGTTCTACTTGTTCCGGCCTTATTCATACAGTTTTTTCAATCTGCAGAGGATTATTATCAACGGGCAGATGTAAGCACGCTGCTGCGTTTGCTGCGATACGTCAGCTTTCTAATTACGATGCTGGCACCGTCGGCGTACATTGCAATTACAACCTTTCATCAGGAGATGCTGCCAACCGGATTGCTGATCAACTTGGCAGCTCAGCGGGAGGGCGTACCTTTTCCTGCGTTCGTGGAGGCATTATTGATGGAAATCACCTTTGAAATATTGCGAGAAGCTGGTGTCCGAATGCCGAAGACGGTAGGCCAAGCTGTATCGATTGTCGGGACGCTGGTCATTGGTCAAGCGGCGGTGGAAGCAGGAATTGTGTCGCCAGTAATGGTTATTGTCGTAGCCATTACGGCGATTTCCAGCTTTGTCATACCTGCGGTCAATCTATCCATTTCTGTCCGTATGATCCGGTTCGTGCTGATGGGTCTCGCGGCGTCCTTTGGTCTCCTGGGTATTCTGCTGGGCATCATTTTACTCGTTTTGCATTTGAATACGCTGCAATCGTTTGGCGTGCCTTATATGCAGTCGCTTGCACCCTTCGTATGGGAAGATCAGAAGGATACGCTGTTTCGTTTCCCTTGGAGACAAATGAAGAAGAGGCCGTTAGCGACGGGGAGTCGAAATTTGGTTCGGCAAGGAAAGCAGCCTGAGCGTAGTAAATAA
- a CDS encoding Ger(x)C family spore germination protein: MRKILLLWLAIGLGALLVTGCWNRRELDDLAIQLGTSIDKVGNQYRVAVQVVIPGEVAVRSSSTGISPVTLYHATAPTMFEAFRKLTETSSRKIYSAHIRVLVIGESLAREGIGEVLDMFSRNPEARTDFYLMVARNTSAMQVLKTLTSLEKIPAENLFYALDTSAKEWAPTTTVTIEKLIEELVTEGLSPVLTGVKMVGNVEHGEELANIQKIDPAARTRFIGLAVFRKDKLVGWLNEEQSRGYNYLMNNVNSSAGHLKCPEGGLIVLETLRSKTRIKADIQDGKPVMTVKVKNVSSVSDVECRIDLTSPETIKQLEKESEEKFKELMSSVINHVKERYGFDIFGFGHKLYQAHPREWEKRKEEWDEQFKQLEIKYDIDVQIHKIGTTNDSFLNYIKE, encoded by the coding sequence GTGAGAAAAATCCTTCTCCTCTGGTTAGCCATTGGCCTAGGAGCCTTGCTTGTCACGGGCTGCTGGAATCGTCGCGAGCTCGATGATCTCGCCATTCAACTGGGGACCTCTATCGACAAGGTTGGAAATCAGTATCGGGTAGCCGTTCAAGTTGTCATTCCAGGGGAAGTAGCGGTTAGAAGCAGCAGCACCGGAATATCACCGGTGACTCTTTATCATGCTACCGCACCTACGATGTTTGAAGCCTTTCGGAAGCTGACGGAAACAAGCTCGAGAAAAATTTATTCTGCGCATATCCGCGTGCTTGTAATTGGAGAGTCTCTTGCGAGGGAGGGGATCGGAGAGGTACTGGATATGTTTTCCCGAAACCCGGAAGCGCGTACCGACTTTTATTTGATGGTCGCTCGTAATACCTCAGCGATGCAGGTGCTTAAGACATTAACATCACTTGAAAAGATTCCTGCGGAAAATTTATTTTATGCGCTGGATACGTCAGCTAAGGAGTGGGCTCCAACGACGACAGTGACGATAGAAAAGCTGATTGAAGAGCTCGTAACGGAAGGTTTAAGTCCGGTTTTGACTGGAGTCAAGATGGTTGGCAATGTAGAACACGGTGAGGAATTAGCTAATATTCAGAAAATTGATCCCGCAGCGAGAACACGTTTTATTGGATTAGCGGTATTTCGCAAGGATAAGCTGGTGGGTTGGCTGAATGAGGAGCAGAGCAGGGGCTACAATTATTTGATGAATAATGTGAATAGCTCTGCCGGGCATCTAAAATGTCCGGAAGGCGGATTAATTGTTCTTGAAACGCTTCGAAGCAAGACGCGCATAAAGGCGGATATTCAGGACGGGAAGCCCGTCATGACGGTCAAGGTCAAAAATGTAAGCTCTGTTTCAGATGTGGAATGCCGAATTGATTTAACTAGTCCGGAAACGATTAAACAATTAGAGAAGGAATCAGAAGAAAAATTTAAAGAGTTGATGAGCTCGGTTATTAACCATGTGAAAGAAAGGTATGGCTTTGATATATTTGGGTTTGGCCATAAGCTCTATCAGGCTCATCCGCGTGAATGGGAGAAGCGGAAGGAGGAGTGGGATGAGCAGTTCAAGCAGCTGGAAATAAAGTATGACATCGATGTGCAAATTCACAAGATTGGAACGACCAATGATTCCTTTCTTAATTATATAAAGGAGTAG